In Mycoplasmopsis arginini, one genomic interval encodes:
- a CDS encoding restriction endonuclease subunit S: MLDKSESDKTNTFGYVFKSFNGGTFESKYYVTNSNKKLITIKNIDDSGFNTNNVSQLSEEKADNKYLLSIGDIVLTMTGNIGRSGIVDENNCYLNQRVLKITSDSSSYLFAYLHKYKKEIIQLGKGTAQLNLSLDDLKELKVFNSYNEITSFKKYDCLYSSLLNCKLVIKKAKQIKQLLLSKYF, translated from the coding sequence TTAAATCTTTTAATGGTGGAACATTTGAAAGCAAATATTATGTTACAAATTCAAATAAAAAACTTATAACTATTAAAAATATTGATGATAGCGGTTTTAACACTAATAATGTTTCACAACTTTCAGAAGAAAAAGCAGATAATAAATATCTATTATCAATCGGCGATATTGTTTTAACTATGACTGGAAACATAGGGCGTTCAGGGATAGTCGATGAAAATAATTGTTATTTAAATCAGAGAGTACTTAAAATAACATCGGATTCTTCTAGCTATCTTTTTGCGTATCTACATAAATATAAAAAAGAAATTATTCAGTTAGGCAAAGGAACCGCTCAACTCAATTTATCATTAGATGATTTAAAAGAATTGAAAGTTTTTAATTCCTATAATGAAATTACATCCTTTAAAAAATATGATTGTCTATACAGTTCTTTATTAAATTGTAAATTGGTAATCAAAAAAGCTAAGCAAATTAAACAATTATTACTATCAAAATATTTCTAG
- a CDS encoding restriction endonuclease subunit S, which produces MNYQKIKNLSNPNKGVYGIGASSCDYNSKYPQYLRITDIDDNGYAPYTLETCINPNLYKNWNKYVLNKNDIVFARTGNSTGRNFFCKNIKPNTVFAGFLIKFSIDPTLINPQYLGYYCQSKSYWNQVSSLFTGSTRNNINAEQYGDLLIPVVDYALQQHIVNTIGSVDDLLENYQSRINKICEILDISLKKYPDKTTFEYHNPNIIKSGITLFDKTKVYVDTSTIEGINNISEGEIISYNKRPSRANMQPVKNSVWFAKMKGSNKKLIITNNDIDLIDNYILSTGFLGLEASKKLPLTFLSAIIISNDFNLQRDLNSVGTTMAGVNNDTFIKILVPLLDDNELNDYELKYHYYIDELSLLRRKINKLKEIKSQLLDKYF; this is translated from the coding sequence ATGAACTATCAAAAAATTAAAAATTTATCAAATCCAAATAAAGGTGTTTATGGCATTGGAGCATCATCATGTGATTATAATTCAAAATATCCACAATATCTAAGAATTACAGATATTGATGATAACGGATATGCACCTTACACATTGGAAACATGCATTAATCCAAATCTTTATAAAAATTGGAATAAATATGTTTTGAATAAAAATGATATAGTATTTGCAAGAACTGGCAATAGTACTGGCAGAAATTTTTTTTGTAAAAATATAAAGCCAAATACTGTGTTTGCCGGATTCTTAATAAAATTCTCTATTGATCCCACTTTGATTAATCCTCAATATTTGGGATACTACTGTCAAAGCAAATCTTATTGGAACCAAGTTTCGTCTTTATTCACTGGAAGCACTCGTAATAATATCAATGCAGAGCAATATGGGGATTTATTAATTCCGGTTGTTGATTATGCCCTACAACAACACATAGTTAACACTATAGGAAGTGTCGATGATTTACTTGAAAATTATCAGTCAAGAATCAACAAAATATGCGAAATATTGGATATTTCATTAAAAAAATATCCTGATAAAACGACATTTGAATATCACAATCCAAACATAATTAAATCAGGAATAACTTTATTTGACAAAACTAAGGTGTATGTGGATACTTCTACCATAGAAGGTATCAACAACATTTCTGAAGGTGAAATTATTAGTTATAACAAGAGACCTTCTAGAGCAAATATGCAACCAGTAAAAAATAGTGTATGATTTGCTAAAATGAAAGGCTCTAATAAAAAACTAATAATTACTAATAATGACATTGATTTAATTGACAATTATATATTATCAACAGGATTCTTAGGATTAGAAGCATCTAAAAAACTTCCTTTAACTTTTCTTTCTGCTATTATAATTTCAAATGATTTTAATCTTCAGCGTGATTTAAATTCAGTTGGAACAACAATGGCTGGTGTTAATAATGATACTTTCATTAAAATATTAGTGCCTTTATTAGATGATAATGAACTAAATGATTATGAATTAAAATATCATTATTATATCGATGAATTATCATTATTAAGAAGAAAAATAAACAAACTAAAAGAAATAAAATCTCAATTATTAGATAAATACTTTTAG
- a CDS encoding tyrosine-type recombinase/integrase yields MKDFKNFLLHQNLSKNTIDAYETAVEMYNRDFDEITKQNLLAFKAVLVDKYKGKTVNLRIQGINKYLEFIGKDKLKLKYIKVQQKSYLENVISDADYEFFKNKLIKDGNLEWYFVARFLGATGARVSELIQFKYEHLKRGYIDLYTKSGKIRRIFIPKRLRIKAIEYYDSIGRIEGYLFLNKNGKQITTRGIAHQLKALGEKLKMNLKVIYPHSFRHRFAKNFLEKRKDIALLADLMGHESIETTRIYLRKTSEEQQAIVDKIIDW; encoded by the coding sequence ATGAAAGATTTTAAAAATTTCTTACTTCATCAAAATTTATCTAAAAATACAATTGATGCATATGAAACAGCTGTAGAAATGTATAATAGAGATTTTGATGAAATCACAAAACAAAATTTATTAGCCTTTAAAGCTGTCTTGGTTGACAAATATAAAGGTAAAACAGTTAATTTAAGAATTCAAGGTATAAATAAATATCTTGAATTTATCGGTAAAGATAAGTTGAAACTAAAATATATCAAAGTTCAACAAAAAAGTTATCTTGAAAATGTAATAAGTGACGCTGATTATGAATTTTTCAAGAATAAACTTATTAAAGATGGCAATCTTGAATGGTATTTCGTTGCACGATTCTTGGGCGCAACTGGAGCTCGTGTATCAGAATTAATTCAATTTAAATACGAACATCTAAAACGTGGATATATCGATTTATATACTAAATCAGGTAAAATACGAAGGATATTCATACCAAAAAGGCTTCGTATAAAAGCAATAGAATATTATGATTCTATTGGAAGAATCGAAGGCTATCTATTTTTAAATAAAAATGGTAAACAAATAACTACAAGAGGGATTGCTCACCAATTAAAGGCACTTGGTGAAAAATTAAAAATGAATCTAAAAGTCATTTATCCCCATTCTTTTAGGCATAGATTCGCAAAAAACTTTCTAGAAAAAAGAAAAGATATAGCCTTGTTGGCTGATTTAATGGGCCATGAGTCCATTGAAACAACAAGGATATATCTTCGTAAAACCAGTGAAGAGCAACAAGCTATTGTTGATAAAATAATAGATTGGTAA